In the Candidatus Methylacidiphilales bacterium genome, one interval contains:
- a CDS encoding thymidylate synthase has product MENYLRLLSQLVSLSEETSNHRTDRTATGTVAVFGTKLQFDLQNGFPILTTKKVHFRSVVAELLWFLRGETNIDYLHRYGVTIWDEWADANGELGPIYGSQWRNWNGEGIDQISNCVHSLIHDPNSRRHIISAWNVSAIPKMRLPPCHILVQFFVDNNNLSCQVYQRSCDVFLGLPFNIASYALLLSLMAKTCGYNPHTLIWIGGDTHLYQNHIQAAKTQLERAPKPSPKLIITETVDKIWEYQIEHISLEHYDAYPAIKAPIAV; this is encoded by the coding sequence ATGGAAAATTATTTAAGGTTATTATCACAGCTTGTCTCTTTATCTGAAGAAACTAGCAACCATAGAACAGATCGTACCGCAACAGGTACTGTTGCGGTTTTTGGCACAAAGCTTCAATTTGATTTACAAAATGGTTTTCCCATTCTCACTACTAAAAAAGTTCATTTTCGTTCTGTGGTAGCTGAGTTGCTATGGTTTTTACGAGGAGAGACCAATATTGATTATCTGCACCGTTATGGAGTAACAATTTGGGATGAGTGGGCAGATGCGAATGGTGAATTAGGACCGATTTATGGAAGTCAATGGCGTAATTGGAATGGTGAAGGAATTGATCAGATAAGTAATTGTGTGCATAGTTTGATTCATGATCCAAATTCAAGAAGACATATAATCAGCGCATGGAATGTTTCTGCAATTCCAAAGATGAGATTACCACCTTGTCATATTCTCGTGCAATTTTTTGTTGACAATAATAATCTCTCATGCCAAGTGTATCAAAGAAGTTGCGATGTATTTTTGGGATTGCCATTTAATATTGCATCATATGCATTATTATTGTCTCTCATGGCAAAAACCTGTGGGTATAATCCTCATACATTAATTTGGATAGGTGGTGATACTCATTTGTATCAAAACCATATCCAGGCTGCGAAAACTCAATTGGAGAGAGCTCCTAAACCTTCACCAAAATTAATCATTACTGAAACGGTTGATAAGATTTGGGAATATCAGATAGAGCATATCTCATTAGAGCATTATGATGCTTATCCAGCAATTAAAGCACCTATTGCAGTGTGA
- a CDS encoding lysophospholipid acyltransferase family protein translates to MVHILGITLKIHGTPPSKTCLAVCNHISWHDILVLGSIYKTTFLSKSEVGNWLIIGLLVKSAGTLFIHRGQGQFTLARREIANTLKTGNNVLLFPEGTTTDGSKVKQFFYHLLEPAISNHIPIQPIAIHYSYQGSYATNPIAFIGQDTFVNHLWRTLNVKKITAHITFSHLIDTEQNPQATAKKLHQTISEMLHKSQAAAASGRNV, encoded by the coding sequence ATGGTACATATACTTGGAATTACCTTAAAGATTCATGGCACTCCTCCATCTAAAACATGTTTGGCGGTTTGCAATCACATAAGCTGGCATGACATTCTTGTGCTGGGTTCTATTTACAAAACAACTTTTTTATCCAAGTCAGAAGTGGGAAATTGGTTGATAATAGGATTATTAGTAAAAAGCGCTGGCACTTTATTCATCCACAGAGGTCAAGGTCAGTTTACCTTAGCTAGAAGAGAGATTGCCAATACGTTAAAAACTGGTAACAATGTACTATTATTTCCTGAGGGCACTACTACAGATGGTTCAAAGGTTAAACAATTTTTTTACCATTTACTTGAACCAGCCATTAGTAACCACATACCAATTCAACCAATTGCCATTCACTATTCATATCAAGGCTCATACGCTACTAATCCAATCGCATTTATTGGACAAGATACTTTTGTAAACCATTTATGGCGTACTCTGAATGTAAAAAAAATTACTGCACATATTACTTTTAGCCATCTTATTGACACTGAACAAAATCCTCAAGCTACTGCAAAGAAACTGCATCAGACTATATCAGAGATGCTACACAAATCACAAGCCGCTGCCGCCTCTGGTAGGAATGTTTAA
- the lgt gene encoding prolipoprotein diacylglyceryl transferase, which translates to MFLYPAINPIAFSIGKISIHWYGIMYVLGFVAFLYLAKKQVKNDKTELKTEDIDFILQYSIVGVILGGRLGYCIFYQFAETISNPLFVFKIHEGGMSFHGGLLGVILSLFIFSRLRNFPFYLITDLVARYTPIGLGLGRVGNFINGELYGRPTSSDVPWSFVFPHVDLLPRHPSMLYEAILEGAVLYALLYLSNTRKYLGRVSILFLLYYSSMRFVIEFYREPDAHLGLFYFNVTLGQILCIGMFIAGLSLYWYQAKRVWKII; encoded by the coding sequence ATGTTTTTATATCCTGCGATTAATCCAATTGCTTTTTCTATCGGCAAAATTTCTATCCATTGGTATGGGATTATGTATGTACTGGGGTTTGTTGCTTTTTTGTATCTTGCAAAAAAGCAAGTAAAAAATGATAAGACCGAGTTAAAAACAGAAGATATTGACTTCATACTCCAATATAGTATTGTGGGAGTTATACTTGGTGGGAGATTAGGATACTGCATTTTTTATCAGTTTGCCGAGACGATTTCAAATCCATTGTTTGTTTTTAAAATTCATGAAGGAGGTATGTCATTTCATGGCGGGCTTTTAGGTGTAATATTGTCGCTTTTTATATTTAGTAGACTTCGTAACTTCCCATTTTACCTTATTACTGACTTAGTGGCTAGATACACTCCAATTGGATTGGGATTGGGAAGGGTAGGCAATTTTATTAATGGTGAATTGTATGGAAGGCCAACAAGCTCTGATGTGCCATGGTCATTTGTATTTCCCCATGTGGATCTTTTGCCGAGGCATCCTTCTATGCTATATGAAGCTATCCTAGAGGGGGCTGTGCTTTATGCATTGCTTTATTTGTCAAACACTCGCAAGTATCTTGGACGCGTGTCTATTTTATTTTTACTGTATTATTCAAGTATGAGGTTTGTCATAGAGTTTTATAGAGAGCCGGATGCTCACCTTGGTTTGTTTTATTTTAATGTAACTTTGGGCCAGATACTTTGTATTGGCATGTTTATTGCAGGGTTAAGTCTGTATTGGTATCAAGCAAAACGAGTATGGAAAATTATTTAA
- a CDS encoding dihydrofolate reductase — MKLKLTIVVAMDSNQVIGLQGSLPWKIPEDLKRFKAITLGKSLLLGRKTLESLPNQTLPGRKLFVLSKTPTLFKNSPNTTWCNSFMDACRIIEESDVLTAYVIGGGMIYQEALPYTQCLEITQIHSTFQGDTYFPKLSPQEWKIIKRIEIAEQGNTPALSFITMVRA, encoded by the coding sequence ATGAAGTTAAAACTAACAATAGTTGTAGCTATGGATTCTAACCAGGTAATTGGATTGCAAGGTTCATTACCATGGAAAATACCTGAGGACTTGAAACGATTTAAAGCGATTACTTTAGGAAAGTCTTTGTTGCTAGGTAGAAAAACCTTAGAGTCTTTACCCAATCAAACCTTGCCAGGTAGAAAATTATTTGTGCTTTCTAAAACTCCTACCCTTTTCAAAAACTCCCCTAACACGACATGGTGTAACTCATTTATGGATGCTTGTAGAATTATAGAAGAATCAGATGTCCTTACTGCCTATGTCATTGGCGGGGGAATGATTTACCAAGAAGCGCTTCCTTATACTCAATGTTTAGAAATTACCCAAATCCACTCTACATTTCAAGGTGACACTTATTTCCCCAAGCTTTCACCACAAGAGTGGAAAATAATAAAGAGAATTGAAATTGCAGAGCAAGGTAATACTCCTGCGTTAAGTTTTATAACCATGGTACGCGCTTGA